The following proteins are encoded in a genomic region of Micromonospora olivasterospora:
- a CDS encoding MFS transporter → MLRGPPETAPSGAAARTAGAGSGSRRTRLRPGGWVRATSTRNGPQLLWLGIDLPRRFFWFAGSAAASTAGLVTFGLISYHASQTGLIAVAAVPILYAGAMAAAAVTALASGHLYDRWGAGVLYALPALAAAVPALALSHSGISIIAGTVLWGAAVGVQDSTVKALVADLVPPNRRATAYGVFAAVQGVAALAGGGFAGALYSQSLPLLVTVLGAAQILAVVLLTATLAPRPGS, encoded by the coding sequence GTGTTGCGAGGACCCCCAGAAACCGCCCCCTCTGGGGCCGCCGCCCGGACGGCGGGTGCCGGATCCGGAAGCCGTCGAACGCGACTCCGCCCCGGCGGTTGGGTCCGCGCAACGTCCACGCGCAACGGCCCGCAGCTGCTGTGGCTGGGCATTGACCTTCCCCGCCGCTTCTTCTGGTTCGCCGGCTCCGCCGCGGCCTCGACAGCCGGGCTGGTCACGTTCGGGCTGATCTCGTATCACGCCAGCCAGACCGGATTGATCGCCGTCGCGGCGGTGCCGATCCTGTACGCCGGGGCGATGGCCGCCGCCGCGGTCACCGCGTTGGCCAGTGGGCACCTGTATGACCGCTGGGGCGCGGGAGTGCTGTACGCGCTGCCCGCCCTCGCAGCAGCGGTGCCCGCGCTGGCCCTGTCCCACAGCGGCATCAGCATCATCGCCGGGACGGTGCTCTGGGGCGCGGCTGTCGGTGTGCAGGACTCCACCGTCAAGGCCCTGGTTGCCGACCTGGTCCCACCGAACCGACGCGCCACCGCGTACGGCGTGTTCGCCGCCGTGCAAGGCGTGGCCGCACTGGCCGGCGGCGGATTCGCTGGAGCCCTCTACAGCCAATCCCTGCCACTACTCGTCACCGTCCTGGGCGCCGCTCAGATTCTCGCCGTGGTGCTGCTGACCGCGACCCTTGCCCCAAGGCCGGGTAGTTAG
- a CDS encoding ISAzo13 family transposase, whose translation MAVTVETEQMLAAKFEAIFPHLDERQRRLLMGAEARALGHGGIRAVARAAGVAENTVSRGVSDLDAGDPPLGRARRLGGGRRSLSETDPGLRPALLALVEPDERGDPMSPLRWTTKSTRTLAAELTRQGHPVGADTVADLLRSDGFSLQANAKTIEGKQHPDRDAQFRYINDQVRDHQDTGDPVVSVDTKKKELVGPFANAGRQWRPAGEPVATRTHDFPDSELGKAVPYGIYDLAANTGWVNVGTDHDTAAFAVESIRRWWNSIGSSDYPHARRLLITADAGGSNGYRTRAWKAELAALAVQTGLDITVCHFPPGTSKWNKVEHRLFSHITMNWRGRPLTSHDVIVQSIAATTTRTGLRVHAALDTNTYDTGVRLSDRQHDALPLSRHDWHGEWNYTLHPEEYEQVNNAPDPFDQPSPDLAWLAHPALTGLPPDEWDALITTLMTLHDQQRETRLNKRRGHRPRLTAPGTGRRPVLTLADRLIAAILHHRLALSQVAVAALFSVRPETINRRIRETRQLLQQAGHSIQPGPQRLATLNDLYTLATTEGITTPPEPKAAC comes from the coding sequence ATGGCCGTGACGGTGGAAACCGAACAAATGCTGGCGGCGAAGTTCGAAGCGATCTTTCCGCATCTGGATGAGCGGCAGCGTCGCCTGCTGATGGGCGCTGAGGCGCGGGCGTTGGGGCACGGCGGGATCCGGGCGGTGGCCCGGGCTGCCGGGGTCGCCGAGAACACGGTCTCTCGCGGCGTGTCCGACTTGGACGCGGGCGATCCCCCTTTGGGTAGGGCACGCCGCCTGGGCGGAGGCCGCAGAAGCCTGTCCGAGACGGATCCGGGGTTGCGCCCGGCGTTGCTGGCTCTGGTCGAGCCGGACGAGCGGGGCGATCCGATGTCGCCTCTGCGGTGGACGACCAAGTCGACCCGCACCCTCGCCGCGGAGTTGACCCGTCAGGGCCACCCGGTGGGCGCCGACACCGTGGCCGACCTGCTGCGGTCCGACGGGTTCAGCCTGCAGGCCAACGCCAAGACCATCGAGGGTAAGCAGCATCCGGACCGCGACGCGCAGTTCCGCTACATCAACGACCAGGTCAGAGACCATCAGGACACCGGTGACCCGGTCGTCAGCGTGGACACCAAGAAGAAGGAACTGGTCGGCCCGTTCGCCAACGCCGGCCGCCAGTGGCGGCCGGCCGGTGAACCGGTCGCTACCCGCACTCACGACTTCCCCGACAGCGAGCTGGGCAAGGCGGTGCCTTACGGCATCTACGACCTGGCCGCCAACACCGGCTGGGTCAACGTCGGCACCGACCACGACACCGCCGCGTTCGCCGTGGAGTCGATCCGCCGTTGGTGGAACAGCATCGGCTCCAGCGACTATCCGCACGCCAGGCGGCTGCTGATCACCGCGGACGCGGGTGGCTCCAACGGCTACCGCACCCGCGCCTGGAAAGCGGAACTGGCCGCCCTCGCCGTGCAGACAGGGCTGGACATCACCGTGTGCCACTTCCCACCCGGCACCTCAAAGTGGAACAAGGTCGAACACCGGCTGTTCTCCCACATCACCATGAACTGGCGGGGCCGGCCGCTGACCAGCCATGACGTGATCGTGCAGAGCATCGCCGCCACCACGACCCGCACCGGCCTACGCGTACACGCCGCCCTCGACACCAACACCTACGACACCGGCGTACGCCTCAGCGACCGACAACACGACGCGCTACCGCTGAGCCGCCACGACTGGCACGGTGAGTGGAACTACACCCTGCACCCCGAGGAATACGAACAGGTCAACAACGCCCCCGACCCGTTCGACCAGCCCAGCCCCGACCTGGCCTGGCTAGCGCATCCGGCCCTGACCGGACTACCCCCCGACGAGTGGGACGCACTGATCACCACCCTGATGACACTGCACGACCAGCAGCGGGAAACACGCCTGAACAAGCGACGCGGTCACCGTCCCCGACTGACCGCGCCCGGCACCGGCCGCCGCCCCGTCCTCACCCTCGCCGACCGGCTCATCGCCGCCATCCTGCACCACCGACTCGCCCTGTCCCAGGTCGCCGTCGCCGCCCTGTTCAGCGTCCGACCCGAAACAATCAACAGGCGGATACGCGAGACCCGGCAACTCCTGCAACAGGCGGGACACAGCATCCAACCCGGCCCACAGCGACTCGCCACCCTAAACGACCTCTACACCCTCGCCACCACAGAAGGCATCACCACCCCGCCAGAGCCCAAAGCCGCGTGTTGA